TTTTTCTGTGAAAGGTGTATGAATAAACTTAATATAAATTAAAGGCAGGGCACAGCCCTGCCTCCATCCTTTACTTCACCTCGACCTTTATCTCCTTGGGCTTTGCCTCTTCCTTCTTTGGAAGCACTATCTCCAGAATCCCGTTCTTGAATGTGGCCTTTGCCTTTTCAGAATCAACCTCTACTGGAAGGGCTATGGTTCTGGCAAAGCTTCCATAACTTATCTCCCTTGCATAATAGTCTTCATCCTTTATCTCTTCATCCCTCTTTATTTCGCCCTTAATCGTAAGCGTATCCTTTGTGATTGTTATATCTATATTATCCTTTTCTACACCTGGAAGCTCTGCCTTTACAA
This DNA window, taken from Thermodesulfovibrionales bacterium, encodes the following:
- a CDS encoding Hsp20/alpha crystallin family protein — encoded protein: MSVVKWSPFKELEEMRKDIERMFEEFFEPFPRRRRRWWGREGMVVPNIDVYDKKGEIVVKAELPGVEKDNIDITITKDTLTIKGEIKRDEEIKDEDYYAREISYGSFARTIALPVEVDSEKAKATFKNGILEIVLPKKEEAKPKEIKVEVK